In a genomic window of Halobiforma lacisalsi AJ5:
- a CDS encoding LUD domain-containing protein, with protein sequence MTTDTIGRFERSLAALEVTSEVVPASAASERIGTAVDDPAVGTALPFEGASLPDAVTAEPTPAELENAATGVTPASFAVAEHGTVAIASSERGDEPVSLYPDRHVAVVAGSDVVADLGDGFDRLLEGFSDGRESVVFATGRSATADMGGLVHGVHGPGEGHVVVLEDR encoded by the coding sequence ATGACGACCGATACGATCGGTCGGTTCGAACGCTCGCTCGCGGCCCTCGAAGTCACGAGCGAGGTCGTGCCGGCCAGTGCTGCGAGCGAGCGAATCGGCACGGCGGTCGACGATCCCGCAGTCGGTACCGCGCTCCCGTTCGAGGGGGCTTCGCTGCCCGACGCCGTGACCGCGGAGCCGACGCCCGCGGAACTCGAGAACGCCGCGACCGGCGTGACGCCGGCGTCGTTCGCGGTCGCGGAGCACGGAACGGTCGCGATCGCATCGAGCGAACGAGGCGACGAACCGGTCAGTCTCTACCCGGACCGTCACGTCGCGGTCGTCGCCGGAAGCGACGTCGTCGCCGACCTCGGGGACGGATTCGACCGACTGCTCGAGGGCTTTTCGGACGGCCGGGAGAGCGTCGTCTTCGCGACCGGCCGCAGCGCGACCGCTGACATGGGCGGGCTGGTCCACGGCGTCCACGGCCCCGGCGAGGGACACGTCGTCGTGCTGGAGGACCGGTGA
- a CDS encoding GMP synthase subunit A, whose translation MTKIVVVDNHGQFTHLERRALRDLGVDTELIDNETPPEDVDADGVVLSGGPDMDRIGHSPDYLEADVPVLGICLGMQLIAEELGGRVGGGDYGGYADVTVDIVDEDDPLTGSLHPETRVWASHADEVKELPEGFELTATSDVCGVEAMSDTDRDLYGVQWHPEVAHTEEGDEIFENFLEICESA comes from the coding sequence ATGACGAAAATCGTCGTGGTGGACAACCACGGACAGTTCACGCATCTGGAGCGCCGGGCGCTTCGCGACCTCGGCGTCGACACCGAGTTGATCGACAACGAGACGCCACCCGAGGACGTCGACGCCGACGGCGTCGTTCTCTCGGGCGGCCCCGACATGGATCGGATCGGCCACTCCCCCGACTACCTCGAGGCCGACGTCCCCGTGCTTGGGATCTGTCTGGGCATGCAGTTGATCGCCGAGGAACTCGGCGGCCGCGTCGGCGGCGGCGATTACGGCGGATACGCGGACGTCACCGTCGACATCGTCGACGAGGACGACCCGCTGACCGGCTCCCTGCACCCGGAAACGCGCGTCTGGGCGAGCCACGCGGACGAGGTCAAGGAACTTCCCGAGGGGTTCGAACTGACCGCCACGAGCGACGTCTGCGGGGTCGAAGCGATGAGCGACACCGATCGCGACCTCTACGGCGTCCAGTGGCACCCCGAGGTCGCCCACACCGAGGAAGGCGACGAGATCTTCGAGAACTTCCTCGAGATCTGCGAGTCAGCCTGA
- a CDS encoding class II aldolase/adducin family protein produces MTRLEAERRAVVEHASELADLTPGRTGNLSVRGEGEDADAFAITPTGVPYNAFDLADVPVVGTDGERVAGEMAPSSEVPMHSAIYRREDVGAIVHTHSPWTTALAVADEPLPPIHYMIVAVGKRVPVADYAPYGTDDLAANIVAAMDEADSTAALIENHGLVVTAPDLPTALENTHHVESLARLYLESRSAGLEPQTLSDEQLETVLEKFESYGQ; encoded by the coding sequence ATGACACGACTTGAGGCCGAGCGGCGAGCCGTCGTCGAGCACGCGTCCGAACTGGCCGATCTCACGCCGGGCCGAACGGGGAACCTGAGCGTCCGCGGCGAGGGCGAGGACGCCGACGCGTTCGCGATCACGCCGACCGGCGTCCCCTACAATGCCTTCGATCTCGCGGACGTGCCGGTGGTCGGAACCGACGGCGAGCGAGTAGCCGGCGAGATGGCCCCGAGTAGCGAGGTCCCGATGCACAGCGCCATCTACCGGCGCGAGGACGTCGGCGCGATCGTCCACACCCACTCGCCGTGGACGACCGCGCTGGCCGTCGCCGACGAGCCGTTGCCGCCGATCCACTACATGATCGTCGCGGTCGGCAAGCGCGTCCCCGTCGCCGACTACGCGCCATACGGGACCGACGACCTCGCGGCGAACATCGTCGCCGCGATGGACGAGGCCGACTCGACCGCCGCGCTGATCGAGAACCACGGGCTCGTCGTCACCGCGCCGGACCTCCCGACAGCCCTCGAGAACACCCACCACGTCGAGAGCCTCGCGCGGCTGTACCTCGAGAGCCGTTCTGCGGGGCTGGAGCCACAGACGCTGTCCGACGAGCAACTCGAGACGGTCCTCGAGAAGTTCGAGTCCTACGGGCAGTAG
- a CDS encoding HAD family hydrolase, with the protein MATAVLFDLDDTLYPYPPCNRAGKEAAKEAARERGYEFDDGEFEDFYRTGRSEVKRHLSGTAASHERLLYFKHALEEHTGRPQPADALALGDAYWNGFLDAMEPFPGTRGTLETLRDRGIDVAIVTNLTTRIQLRKLERLGIADDIDLLLTSEEVGREKPDSVMYTLPLARLDRRASEAVMVGNSVASDIVGANAVGIETVLFNGDVGDEGLEGRREPDHRIDSLEELTERVL; encoded by the coding sequence ATGGCGACTGCCGTTCTCTTCGACCTCGACGACACGCTCTACCCCTACCCGCCGTGCAACCGCGCCGGAAAGGAGGCCGCGAAGGAAGCGGCCCGGGAGCGCGGCTACGAGTTCGACGACGGGGAGTTCGAAGACTTCTACCGGACCGGACGCAGCGAGGTCAAGCGTCACCTCTCCGGCACCGCGGCCTCGCACGAACGCCTGCTGTACTTCAAGCACGCGCTCGAGGAGCACACGGGTCGTCCCCAGCCGGCGGACGCGCTCGCGCTCGGGGACGCGTACTGGAACGGGTTCCTGGATGCGATGGAGCCGTTCCCCGGCACCCGCGGGACCCTCGAGACGCTTCGGGACCGCGGGATCGACGTGGCGATCGTGACGAACCTCACGACCCGGATCCAGCTACGCAAACTCGAGCGACTCGGGATCGCCGACGACATCGACCTGCTGTTGACCTCCGAGGAGGTCGGCCGCGAGAAGCCCGATTCGGTCATGTACACGCTGCCGCTTGCGCGGCTCGACCGCCGGGCCTCGGAGGCCGTGATGGTCGGCAACTCCGTCGCCTCCGATATCGTCGGCGCGAACGCGGTCGGCATCGAGACGGTGCTTTTCAACGGCGACGTCGGCGACGAGGGCCTCGAGGGCCGTCGCGAACCCGACCACAGGATAGATAGTCTCGAGGAGCTAACTGAGCGGGTACTATGA
- the pan1 gene encoding proteasome-activating nucleotidase Pan1 — protein sequence MTDTVDDVDLPYDEDEASQQEKIQALEERLEVLEAQNEEMRDKLLDANAENNKYQQKLERLTHENKKLKQSPLFVATVQEITDEGVIIKQHGNNQEALTEVTEEMREDLDPDDRVAVNNSLSIVKSLSSETDVRARVMEVTESPDVSYEDIGGLEDQMQEVRETVEMPLKNPDMFDDVGIDPPSGVLLYGPPGTGKTMLAKAVANQTDATFIKMAGSELVHKFIGEGAKLVRDLFKVAREHEPAVIFIDEIDAIAAKRTESKTSGDAEVQRTMMQLLSEMDGFEERGEIRIIAATNRFDMLDRAILRPGRFDRLIEVPKPNAEGREIIFDIHTRGMNVSDDVDFAELAEEAEDASGADIKAVCTEAGMFAIRDDRTEIRMEDFYDAWDKVQADSDDTADVSKTFA from the coding sequence ATGACCGACACCGTGGACGACGTCGACCTCCCGTACGACGAGGACGAGGCGTCCCAACAGGAAAAGATTCAGGCACTCGAGGAACGTCTGGAGGTCCTCGAGGCCCAAAACGAGGAGATGCGCGACAAACTCCTCGACGCGAACGCCGAGAACAACAAGTACCAACAGAAGCTCGAGCGACTGACTCACGAGAACAAGAAGCTCAAACAGTCCCCGCTGTTCGTCGCCACCGTCCAGGAGATCACGGACGAGGGCGTCATCATCAAACAACACGGGAACAACCAGGAAGCTCTGACCGAGGTCACCGAGGAGATGCGGGAAGACCTCGATCCCGACGACCGGGTGGCGGTCAACAACTCGCTGTCGATCGTCAAGAGCCTCTCGAGCGAGACGGACGTCCGCGCCCGCGTGATGGAAGTCACCGAGAGCCCGGACGTCAGCTACGAGGACATCGGCGGCCTCGAGGACCAGATGCAGGAGGTCCGCGAGACCGTGGAAATGCCGCTGAAGAACCCCGACATGTTCGACGACGTGGGGATCGACCCGCCGAGCGGCGTCCTGCTGTACGGCCCGCCGGGGACCGGGAAGACGATGCTCGCGAAGGCCGTCGCGAACCAGACCGACGCCACCTTCATCAAGATGGCCGGCTCGGAACTGGTCCACAAGTTCATCGGCGAGGGTGCGAAACTCGTCCGTGACCTCTTCAAGGTCGCCCGCGAGCACGAGCCTGCCGTGATCTTCATCGACGAGATCGACGCCATCGCCGCGAAGCGAACGGAGTCGAAGACCTCCGGCGACGCCGAGGTCCAGCGGACGATGATGCAGCTCCTGAGCGAAATGGACGGCTTCGAGGAGCGCGGCGAGATCCGGATCATCGCCGCCACGAATCGATTCGACATGCTCGACCGCGCCATCCTCCGCCCCGGCCGGTTCGACCGCCTCATCGAGGTGCCCAAGCCGAACGCGGAGGGCCGCGAGATCATCTTCGACATCCACACCCGCGGGATGAACGTCAGCGACGACGTCGACTTCGCGGAACTGGCCGAGGAGGCCGAGGACGCCTCGGGGGCCGACATCAAGGCCGTCTGTACCGAGGCGGGGATGTTCGCCATCCGCGACGACCGCACCGAGATCCGGATGGAGGACTTCTACGACGCCTGGGACAAGGTCCAGGCCGACTCCGACGACACCGCGGACGTCTCGAAGACGTTCGCGTAA
- a CDS encoding alpha/beta hydrolase, producing the protein MPSWKRVAIVVLVGVVLVVGGVAAYFSVPYHGSQSSIETVEDDPQVSVTREDGVTTLEPADGTSSVGLVFYPGARVAPDAYYSSLAPLVTEANVTVVVPEMPLNVALLDTDAADDIRRERTEVRTWFVGGHSLGGVAACEYAASNEVRGLLLFASYCDADVSDRSMAVLSVTGSADGVLDREAYRESRAKLPPSAESHEIRGMNHTQFGSYHGQRGDRPASIPYDEAHDRLAEVVVPWVVEHSEATRSSSSSASSSFSFGRIEPA; encoded by the coding sequence ATGCCTTCGTGGAAACGGGTCGCGATCGTCGTACTCGTGGGAGTCGTGCTCGTCGTTGGCGGCGTTGCGGCCTATTTCTCCGTTCCGTACCACGGCTCGCAGTCGTCGATCGAGACGGTCGAGGACGATCCGCAGGTTTCAGTCACGAGGGAGGACGGGGTGACCACGCTCGAGCCGGCGGACGGGACCTCGAGCGTCGGCCTCGTCTTCTATCCGGGCGCACGGGTCGCACCGGATGCGTACTACAGTTCCCTCGCCCCGCTCGTGACGGAGGCAAACGTAACGGTTGTCGTTCCGGAGATGCCGCTCAACGTCGCGCTGCTCGATACGGACGCCGCCGACGATATCCGGAGGGAACGGACCGAGGTTCGGACCTGGTTCGTCGGCGGCCACTCCCTCGGCGGCGTCGCCGCCTGCGAGTACGCGGCGTCGAACGAGGTTCGTGGCCTCCTGCTGTTTGCCTCCTACTGCGACGCCGACGTGAGCGACCGGTCGATGGCCGTCCTGAGCGTGACCGGAAGCGCGGACGGCGTCCTCGACCGCGAGGCGTACCGCGAGAGTCGGGCGAAGCTCCCGCCGAGCGCGGAGAGCCACGAGATACGGGGGATGAACCACACGCAGTTCGGCTCCTATCACGGCCAGCGCGGGGACCGACCCGCGTCGATACCCTACGACGAGGCACACGATCGGCTGGCCGAGGTCGTCGTCCCCTGGGTCGTCGAACACTCCGAGGCGACGCGGTCTTCCTCCTCGTCCGCCTCCTCCTCTTTCTCCTTCGGCCGGATCGAACCGGCGTGA
- a CDS encoding MarR family transcriptional regulator, protein MSASEPVRQGTDDADERGTWEDVRDLPPSAKLVAKVLEYNDTMTQQQIAEETLLPSRTVRYALNRLDEENVVDSRFSFADARKRLYTLDIDC, encoded by the coding sequence ATGAGTGCATCAGAGCCTGTTCGACAGGGGACCGACGACGCCGACGAGCGCGGAACCTGGGAAGACGTGCGCGACCTCCCGCCCAGCGCCAAACTGGTCGCGAAGGTACTCGAGTACAACGACACGATGACCCAACAGCAGATCGCCGAGGAGACCCTGCTGCCCTCGCGGACGGTCCGCTACGCGCTGAACCGTCTCGACGAGGAGAACGTGGTCGACTCCCGCTTTTCCTTTGCGGACGCTCGCAAGCGACTCTACACGCTCGACATCGACTGTTAA
- the mre11 gene encoding DNA double-strand break repair protein Mre11: protein MTRVIHTGDTHIGYQQYNAPERRRDFLAAFEAVIEDAIEDDVDAVLHAGDLFHDRRPTLVDLQGTVDVLRRLADADIPFLAVVGNHEGKRDAQWLDLFADLELATRLGAEPELVGDVAVYGLDFVPRSRREDLEYEFAAPPEAAEHAALVSHGLFEPFAHADWDTERLLEESTVEFDAVLLGDNHHPDTAEVNDTWVTYCGSTERASASEREDRGYNLVTFEDDTVGISRRGLPSTRDFVFVDVSLEEGEGIDRVQERVRQHDPDLEDAVVIVTIEGEGKPITPAAIEELAIDRGALVARVNDRRELPEEDEEMSVSFADPDEAVRERVRDLGLSDAALEIDGTVRDGEVADSNVRESVERRVRELLEDDESAFTPAPEREPDDEEVTTVADQLSGPESASAEGDDVEAEPEAAAASSDDPADESANEPTEEPTDEPVEHASLGDFE, encoded by the coding sequence ATGACGCGGGTGATACACACGGGCGACACCCACATCGGGTACCAGCAGTACAACGCGCCCGAGCGACGGCGGGACTTCCTCGCGGCCTTCGAGGCCGTGATCGAGGACGCGATCGAGGACGACGTCGACGCGGTGCTCCACGCCGGCGACCTCTTTCACGACCGCCGGCCGACCCTGGTTGACCTCCAGGGTACCGTCGACGTCCTCCGTCGGCTCGCCGACGCCGACATCCCCTTTCTCGCCGTCGTCGGCAACCACGAGGGGAAACGGGACGCCCAGTGGCTCGACCTCTTCGCCGACCTCGAGCTGGCGACCCGGCTCGGGGCCGAGCCCGAACTGGTCGGCGACGTCGCCGTCTACGGCCTGGACTTCGTCCCGCGGTCGCGCCGCGAGGACCTCGAGTACGAGTTCGCCGCCCCGCCCGAGGCGGCCGAACACGCCGCCCTCGTGAGCCACGGCCTGTTCGAGCCGTTCGCCCACGCCGACTGGGACACCGAACGGCTCCTCGAGGAGTCGACGGTCGAGTTCGACGCCGTCCTCCTGGGGGACAACCACCACCCCGACACCGCCGAGGTGAACGACACCTGGGTCACCTACTGTGGCTCGACCGAACGGGCCAGCGCCAGCGAGCGGGAGGACCGGGGGTACAACCTCGTGACGTTCGAGGACGATACCGTCGGAATCAGCCGACGCGGGCTCCCCTCGACGCGGGACTTCGTCTTCGTCGACGTCTCCCTCGAGGAGGGCGAAGGGATCGACCGCGTCCAGGAGCGAGTCCGCCAGCACGACCCCGACCTCGAGGACGCCGTCGTCATCGTCACGATCGAGGGCGAGGGGAAGCCGATCACCCCCGCCGCGATCGAGGAACTGGCGATCGACCGGGGCGCGCTGGTCGCCCGGGTCAACGACCGCCGCGAGTTGCCCGAGGAGGACGAGGAGATGTCGGTGAGCTTCGCCGATCCCGACGAGGCCGTCCGCGAGCGGGTCCGCGACCTCGGGCTGAGCGACGCCGCCCTCGAGATCGACGGGACGGTCCGCGACGGCGAGGTCGCGGATTCGAACGTCCGCGAGTCGGTCGAGCGCCGGGTTCGGGAGTTGCTCGAGGACGACGAGTCGGCCTTTACCCCCGCGCCGGAACGGGAGCCCGACGACGAGGAGGTGACGACGGTTGCGGACCAGTTGTCGGGTCCGGAGTCGGCGTCCGCGGAGGGCGACGACGTCGAAGCCGAACCCGAAGCCGCGGCCGCCTCGAGCGACGACCCAGCGGACGAATCGGCAAATGAACCCACAGAGGAACCGACCGACGAACCCGTCGAACACGCCTCACTGGGTGATTTCGAATGA
- the rad50 gene encoding DNA double-strand break repair ATPase Rad50, which translates to MRVDRVRLRNFKCYGDADLSLERGVTVVHGVNGSGKSTLLEAVFFALYGSKALDDRTLDDVITTGEEEAEVELWFTHDGREYHVERRLKLRGDRATTTKCVLETPSATVEGARDVRHEVTELLRMDAEAFVNCAYVRQGEVNKLIHASPGDRQDMIDDLLQLGALEDYRERASDARLGVKSVLDGQREVLEDVRKQVERKEEKGLHDRLNELESQRGEVDEEIDHYESQRDQARETLEAATDVIERHAETREEIADLEEGIEELRSKISETEQQREDAKARIRELEAEREELAEERADLLAEVEVEADADLDPNADTATVEECVDDLEARDEELRDDLEDVRVAITETNGEIERLREEADDLETQADEAREEAGDLAERIERDENDIDDREAKLEELAEEIESVRDRFETAPIAFGEAGAHLEDLEAEREELTEEIGDVTADIRAAENAIEEGERLLEEGKCPECGQPVEDSPHVDVLDDRREELAALEDRLADLEAERDDLDERIDRAEDLREAERRVDRLEENRDNVEQLLAEKRESLAERREQREGLLEDAEEYEADAREAREDADDLEDDVEEKRAELGEINAERSDIRESLEALRRIVEIDGERDDLEGEIENCRERRRNWQQLNDERRETLSDKRDRKRDLESEFDEERVETAREDKRNAEEYLDQVDEKLAELEERRTNLQNAIGAVEREIEELEEDRQRLETLEERCERLESLYDEAETLQTTYGELRSELRQRNVETLERLLNETFDLVYQNDSYASIELDGDYRLTVYQKDGEALEPEQLSGGERALFNLSLRCAIYRLLAEGVEGTAPMPPLILDEPTVFLDSGHVTQLVSLVESMRDLGVEQIVVVSHDEELVGAADSLVRVEKDATSNRSRLERGEPPEAELLASN; encoded by the coding sequence ATGAGGGTCGACCGCGTCCGCCTGCGGAACTTCAAGTGCTACGGCGACGCCGACCTCTCGCTCGAGCGCGGCGTCACCGTCGTCCACGGCGTCAACGGCAGCGGCAAGTCGACGCTGCTCGAGGCCGTCTTCTTCGCGCTGTACGGCTCGAAGGCCTTGGACGACCGCACGCTCGACGACGTGATCACCACCGGCGAAGAGGAGGCCGAGGTGGAACTGTGGTTCACCCACGACGGCCGGGAGTACCACGTCGAGCGCCGGCTCAAACTCCGGGGCGACCGCGCGACGACGACCAAGTGCGTCCTCGAGACGCCGTCGGCGACGGTCGAGGGCGCTCGCGACGTCCGCCACGAGGTCACCGAACTCCTGCGAATGGACGCCGAGGCGTTCGTCAACTGCGCGTACGTCCGCCAGGGCGAGGTGAACAAGCTCATCCACGCCTCGCCGGGCGACCGCCAGGACATGATCGACGACCTGCTCCAGCTCGGCGCGCTCGAGGACTACCGCGAGCGCGCAAGCGACGCCCGCCTCGGCGTCAAGTCGGTGCTGGACGGCCAGCGCGAGGTCCTCGAGGACGTCCGTAAACAGGTCGAACGAAAGGAAGAGAAGGGGCTCCACGACCGACTGAACGAACTCGAGTCCCAACGCGGCGAGGTCGACGAGGAGATCGACCACTACGAGAGCCAGCGCGACCAGGCCCGAGAGACGCTCGAGGCCGCGACGGACGTCATCGAGCGCCACGCCGAGACCCGCGAGGAGATCGCGGACCTCGAGGAGGGGATCGAGGAGCTTCGATCGAAGATCTCCGAGACCGAACAGCAACGCGAGGACGCGAAAGCACGGATCCGCGAACTCGAGGCCGAGCGCGAGGAACTGGCCGAGGAGCGCGCCGACCTGCTCGCCGAGGTCGAGGTCGAGGCCGACGCCGACCTCGATCCGAACGCGGATACCGCCACCGTCGAGGAGTGCGTCGACGACCTCGAGGCCCGCGACGAGGAGTTGCGGGACGACCTCGAGGACGTCCGCGTCGCGATCACGGAGACCAACGGCGAGATCGAACGGCTCCGCGAGGAGGCCGACGACCTCGAGACCCAGGCCGACGAGGCCCGCGAGGAGGCAGGAGACCTCGCCGAGCGGATCGAACGCGACGAGAACGATATCGACGACCGCGAGGCGAAACTCGAGGAACTCGCCGAGGAGATCGAGTCGGTCCGCGACCGGTTCGAGACGGCACCGATCGCGTTCGGCGAAGCTGGGGCCCACCTCGAGGATCTGGAAGCCGAACGCGAGGAGCTGACCGAGGAGATCGGCGACGTCACCGCCGACATCCGGGCCGCCGAGAACGCCATCGAGGAGGGTGAGCGGCTGCTCGAGGAGGGGAAGTGTCCGGAGTGTGGCCAGCCCGTCGAGGACTCGCCGCACGTCGACGTTCTGGACGACAGACGCGAGGAACTCGCGGCCCTCGAGGACCGACTCGCGGACCTCGAGGCCGAACGCGACGATCTCGACGAGCGGATCGACCGCGCCGAGGACCTGCGCGAAGCCGAGCGCCGCGTCGACCGCCTCGAGGAGAACCGGGACAACGTCGAGCAGTTGCTCGCCGAGAAACGCGAGAGCCTTGCCGAGCGACGGGAACAGCGCGAGGGACTGCTCGAGGACGCCGAGGAGTACGAAGCCGACGCCAGGGAGGCCCGCGAAGACGCCGACGACCTCGAGGACGACGTCGAGGAGAAACGCGCCGAACTCGGCGAGATCAACGCCGAGCGGAGCGATATCAGGGAGTCGCTCGAGGCGCTACGCCGCATCGTCGAGATCGACGGCGAGCGCGACGACCTCGAGGGGGAAATAGAGAACTGCCGCGAGCGCCGGCGGAACTGGCAGCAACTCAACGACGAGCGCCGCGAGACGCTCTCGGACAAGCGCGACCGCAAGCGTGACCTCGAGTCGGAGTTCGACGAGGAACGCGTCGAGACCGCACGGGAGGACAAGCGAAACGCCGAGGAGTACCTCGATCAGGTCGACGAAAAGCTCGCGGAACTCGAGGAACGGCGGACGAACCTCCAGAACGCGATCGGCGCGGTCGAACGCGAGATCGAGGAACTCGAGGAGGATCGTCAGCGCCTCGAGACGCTCGAGGAGCGCTGTGAGCGGCTCGAATCGCTGTACGACGAGGCCGAGACGCTCCAGACGACCTACGGCGAGTTGCGGTCCGAACTGCGCCAGCGCAACGTCGAGACCCTCGAGCGGCTGCTCAACGAGACGTTCGATCTGGTCTACCAGAACGACTCCTACGCCTCCATCGAACTGGACGGCGACTACCGGCTGACGGTCTACCAGAAGGACGGCGAGGCCCTAGAGCCCGAGCAGCTCTCGGGCGGCGAGCGGGCGCTGTTCAACCTCAGCCTGCGGTGTGCGATCTACCGCCTGCTCGCGGAGGGCGTCGAGGGAACGGCCCCGATGCCGCCGTTGATCCTCGACGAGCCGACGGTGTTCCTCGACTCGGGACACGTCACGCAACTCGTCTCGCTGGTCGAGTCGATGCGGGACCTCGGTGTCGAACAGATCGTCGTCGTCAGCCACGACGAGGAACTGGTCGGTGCCGCGGACTCGCTGGTCCGGGTCGAGAAAGACGCCACGTCGAACCGCTCGCGCCTCGAGCGCGGGGAGCCGCCGGAGGCGGAACTGCTTGCGTCGAACTGA
- a CDS encoding DUF7346 family protein, with amino-acid sequence MNTVRDDRGNRYLLLKRSESASLVRDPATGDECYIRNDRLEFVDQSGLETAAATVDDSVRTLLTNVHDEETLGLLIELADRGPMGVRQLLDSYDLCESDLHGRVTVLATAGLLEETEVEGAVAAERGYRVTEECRRALEVLRPGTDSDGEDTDDAVRGDAEPNPDGDEPGPETVPDE; translated from the coding sequence ATGAACACAGTCCGAGACGACCGCGGCAACCGATACCTGCTTCTGAAACGCTCCGAGAGCGCGAGCCTGGTTCGCGACCCCGCGACTGGCGACGAGTGTTACATCCGGAACGACCGCCTCGAGTTCGTCGATCAGTCCGGCCTCGAGACGGCGGCCGCGACGGTCGACGACTCCGTCCGAACCCTGCTCACGAACGTGCACGACGAGGAGACGCTGGGTCTGCTGATCGAACTCGCTGATCGCGGGCCGATGGGCGTCCGGCAGTTGCTCGACTCGTACGACCTCTGCGAGAGCGATCTGCACGGGCGGGTGACCGTGCTCGCCACCGCCGGATTGCTCGAGGAGACGGAAGTCGAGGGGGCCGTCGCCGCCGAGCGCGGGTATCGCGTCACCGAGGAGTGTCGGCGGGCGCTCGAGGTGCTTCGGCCGGGGACGGACTCCGATGGCGAAGACACAGACGACGCTGTGAGGGGAGACGCGGAGCCGAACCCCGACGGTGACGAACCCGGCCCAGAAACGGTTCCCGACGAGTAA
- a CDS encoding DUF7322 domain-containing protein — MGFDRSERDHEPDEPEEYDPEAEFRDPDSDSLTIPDIDAEPSDESNEHIGPPIPEVSTDEMDVPPELAKTFWAVVLVVNAALLALSVGLLLLLFEGPTSHGGWLVAGGIVLLGFAVHRYRSYDGPESSGPTPDRAEEATDDRATERATNGGQHRSETGEAADADPDPDADANADGTPPSDNP, encoded by the coding sequence GTGGGATTCGACCGGAGCGAGCGCGACCACGAACCCGACGAGCCCGAGGAGTACGATCCGGAGGCGGAGTTTCGCGATCCGGACAGCGACTCCCTGACGATCCCCGACATCGATGCCGAGCCAAGCGACGAGTCGAACGAGCACATCGGGCCGCCGATCCCCGAAGTCTCGACCGACGAGATGGACGTCCCGCCGGAACTCGCGAAGACGTTCTGGGCCGTCGTGCTCGTAGTCAACGCAGCGCTTCTCGCCCTGTCGGTCGGGCTTCTCCTGTTGCTGTTCGAGGGGCCGACGAGCCACGGCGGCTGGCTGGTCGCCGGCGGCATCGTCCTCCTGGGCTTTGCGGTCCATCGCTACCGGTCGTACGACGGTCCCGAGTCTTCGGGGCCGACGCCCGATCGAGCCGAGGAAGCGACCGACGATCGCGCAACCGAACGGGCGACGAACGGCGGCCAGCACCGATCCGAGACGGGTGAGGCGGCCGACGCCGACCCCGACCCCGACGCCGATGCCAATGCCGACGGCACACCCCCATCCGACAACCCATGA
- a CDS encoding DUF7331 family protein: MIDVSTRVNDDETTDRGEPSSAPAGTETIESYETEDGVVFYDAENPLAWVETSRTLTLEDLA, from the coding sequence GTGATCGACGTGTCCACCCGTGTGAACGACGACGAAACGACGGATCGAGGCGAACCGAGTAGCGCACCCGCTGGAACCGAGACGATCGAGTCCTACGAGACCGAAGACGGCGTCGTCTTCTACGACGCCGAGAATCCGCTCGCATGGGTGGAAACCTCGCGAACCCTAACTCTCGAGGACCTCGCCTGA